The following proteins are co-located in the Castanea sativa cultivar Marrone di Chiusa Pesio chromosome 8, ASM4071231v1 genome:
- the LOC142606520 gene encoding uncharacterized protein LOC142606520, which produces MANLWPHLVYALALILLATNVAADDHKPYIYASPPPPPYVYKSPPPPLHHKSPPPYHYKSPPPPPHHESPPPYYYKSPPPPSPSPPPPYHYKSPPPPSPSPPPPYVYKSPPPPSPSPPPPYVYKSPPPPSPSPPPPYVYKSPPPPSPSPPPPYVYKSPPPPSPSPPPPYVYKSPPPPSPSPPPPYVYKSPPPPSPSPPPPYIYKSPPPPSPSPPPPYVYKSPPPPSPSPPPPYVYKSPPPPSPSPPPPYVYKSPPPPSPSPPPPYVYKSPPPPSPSPPPPYVYKSPPPPSPSPPPPYVYKSPPPPSPSPPPPYVYKSPPPPSPSPPPPYVYKSPPPPSPPPPHPYYYKSPPPPTGYYVNQGDLVETSGNKTKKSPKRCDFSSVAQKMANLWPHLVYALALILLATNVAADDHKPYIYASPPPPPPPYVYTSPPPPPYYYKSPPPPSPSPPPPYIYKSPPPPSPSPPPPYVYKSPPPPSPSPPPPYIYKSPPPPSPSPPPPYIYKSPPPPSPSPPPPYIYKSPPPPSPSPPPPYVYKSPPPPSPSPPPPYVYKSPPPPSPSPPPPYVYKSPPPPSPSSPPPYVYKSPPPPSPSPPPPYVYKSPPPPSPSPPPPYIYKSPPPPSPSPPPPYIYKSPPPPSPSPPPPYVYKSPPPPSPSPPPPYIYKSPPPPSPSPPPPYVYKSPPPPSPSPPPPYVYKSPPPPSPSPPPPYVYKSPPPPSPSPPPPSPLPPPPYVYKSPPPPSPSPPPPYVYKSPPPPSPPPPHSYYYKSPPPPTGY; this is translated from the exons ATGGCCAATCTTTGGCCTCACCTCGTCTATGCATTGGCACTAATCTTATTAGCTACCAATGTAGCTGCCGATGATCACAAGCCTTACATTTACGCttctccacctccaccaccttACGTTTACAAATCGCCACCACCACCTCTACACCACAAATCACCACCTCCCTACCACTacaaatcaccaccaccacctccacacCACGAATCACCACCTCCTTACTACTacaaatcaccaccaccaccttcaCCATCACCTCCTCCACCTTACCATTATAAGTCCCCACCCCCTCCTTCTCCATCTCCACCTCCTCCTTACGTCTACAAGTCCCCACCACCCCCATCTCCATCACCTCCCCCTCCATATGTCTACAAGTCACCTCCACCTCCATCACCCTCACCACCTCCTCCCTACGTTTATAAATCCCCACCTCCCCCATCACCATCCCCTCCTCCTCCATACGTATACAAGTCACCACCTCCCCCATCACCATCCCCACCTCCTCCATACGTTTAtaaatcaccaccaccaccatctccatctcctcctcctccatacGTTTACAAgtctccaccaccaccatcaccctCACCTCCTCCTCCTTATATCTACAAGTCACCACCTCCCCCATCTCCTTCACCCCCACCTCCTTATGTCTATAAGTCACCACCACCCCCGTCACCTTCACCACCTCCTCCCTATGTCTACAAGTCCCCACCACCCCCATCTCCATCACCCCCACCTCCTTATGTCTACAAGTCCCCACCTCCTCCATCTCCTTCTCCCCCACCTCCTTACGTTTACAAGTCACCACCCCCACCATCACCCTCACCTCCCCCTCCTTACGTCTACAAATCTCCCCCACCCCCATCTCCATCACCACCTCCTCCATACGTTTACAAGTCACCACCTCCTCCATCTCCTTCACCTCCTCCTCCTTACGTTTATAAGTCACCTCCACCACCTTCCCCATCACCTCCTCCTCCTTACGTTTACAAGTCACCTCCACCACcatccccaccaccaccacatccCTACTATTACAAATCTCCACCACCTCCCACTGGTTACTA TGTCAATCAAGGCGACCTAGTTGAGACAAGTGGGAATAAAACAAAG AAGTCACCAAAGCGTTGTGACTTCTCTAGTGTTGCTCAAAAAATGGCCAATCTTTGGCCTCACCTAGTCTATGCATTGGCACTAATCTTATTAGCTACCAATGTAGCTGCCGACGATCACAAGCCTTACATTTATGCttctccacctccacctccaccgcCCTATGTTTATAcatctcctccaccacctccttacTACTATAAATCACCACCACCGCCTTCACCATCACCTCCTCCACCTTATATTTACAAGTCTCCACCTCCCCCATCTCCATCACCTCCCCCTCCTTACGTCTACAAGTCCCCACCTCCTCCATCACCATCACCTCCTCCTCCTTACATCTATAAATCTCCTCCACCACCCTCACCATCCCCTCCTCCTCCTTATATCTACAAGTCACCTCCACCTCCATCACCTTCACCTCCTCCTCCTTACATATACAAGTCCCCACCTCCTCCATCACCCTCACCACCTCCTCCCTATGTTTAtaaatcaccaccaccaccatctccatctcctcctcctccatacGTTTACAagtcaccaccaccaccatcaccctCACCTCCTCCTCCCTATGTCTACAAGTCACCACCTCCCCCATCTCCTTCATCCCCACCTCCTTACGTCTACAagtcaccaccaccaccatcaccctCACCACCTCCTCCCTACGTCTACAAGTCACCACCTCCCCCATCTCCATCACCCCCACCTCCTTACATATACAAGTCCCCACCTCCTCCATCACCATCACCTCCTCCTCCTTATATTTACAAGTCACCTCCACCTCCCTCACCATCCCCTCCTCCTCCTTATGTATACAAGTCCCCACCTCCCCCATCACCCTCACCACCTCCTCCTTACATTTAtaaatcaccaccaccaccatctccatctcctcctcctccatacGTTTACAagtcaccaccaccaccatcgcCCTCACCCCCACCTCCTTATGTCTATAAGTCACCACCCCCACCATCACCCTCACCTCCCCCTCCTTATGTCTACAAATCTCCACCACCCCCATCTCCATCACCACCTCCTCCATCccctttacctcctcctccttacGTTTATAAGTCACCTCCACCACCTTCCCCATCACCTCCTCCTCCTTATGTTTACAAGTCACCTCCACCACcatccccaccaccaccacattcCTACTACTACAAATCTCCACCACCTCCCACTGGTTACTAG